The genomic DNA GACGCGCGCCCGGTGCTGACCACGGCGGCCCTGCTCCCGCTCGTGGCCGTGCTCCTCATGGCGAGCGCCGGACCGGGCCGTTTCCGCTCCGTGACACGTGAGTAGACGACTTCCCAGAAATCCTTTGCATCCGGTTTTCACCCGGGTTTGACTTGCCGCGTCACACCCAATCCGGGGGGAGTTCATGGAAACGCTTCGCAAGGAAGAGACGCGGAAGGAAGCACGCGCGCGGCACCACGAGCTGAAGGGACGGACGCTTCACGCCAACGGGCTGAAATTCTCCGCCCTGGAGATGGGAGAGGGACCGGAGGTCGTCTTCTGCCTCCACGGCTTTCCCGACCACGCGCGCTCCTTCCGTGAGCAGCTGCCGGCGCTGGCCGGGGTCGGCTACCGGGTCATCGTCCCCACGCTCCGGGGCTACGAGCCCTCGGCGCAGCCGAAGGATGGCGACTACCACCTCGTGCGCCTGGCGGAGGATCTGCTGGGGTGGATGGACGGCCTGGGCGTGCGCAAGGCGCACCTCATCGGTCACGACTGGGGCGCGATCATCGGCTACATCGTCACGGCGATGGCGCCGGAGCGCTTCCACTCGTTCTCCGCGCTGGCGGTGGCGCCGGTGAAGAACATGCTCGCGATCTTCGCGCGCAGACCCGAGCAGCTGCGCAACTCCTGGTACACGTTCTTCTTCCAGCTGCGCGGCGTGTCGGACGTGGCGGTGAAGTGGAACGACTTCGAGCTCATCGAGAAGCTCTGGCGCGACTGGTCCCCGGGCTGGAAGTGGCCCGAGGAGGAGATGGCGGCGCTCAAGAAGACCTTCCGGCAGCCGGGCGTCCCACGGGCGGCGCTCGGTTATTACCGCGCCCTCTTCGCGCTGTGGTCCCCCACCAACTGGCGGACCCACAAGCTGCTCCAGTCCATCGTGAGGGTGCCCACGCTGGCGCTCACCGGCGCGAAGGACGGCTGCGTGGACACGCGCCTGTTCGACGACATCCGGAAGGAGGACTTCCCCTCGGGCCTGCGCGTCGAGCGCATCCAGGGCGCGGGGCACTTCCTGCACCAGGAGAAGCCGGCCGAGATCAACCAGCTCCTCGTGGAGTGGCTCGGTCGGCACCGGGGCTGAGCAGCTCCCGCGCCTCCTGGAGATCAACCGAGTCCTCACCCTCGAACCAGGCGAGGATCCGCTCCAGGAGCCTCCGGGACGCATCCGTCCGCCCCGCGTCCCGCAGCAGGCGGCACAGGCCCACCGTCGCGCGCAGCTCGTAGATGAGGGCCCCCTGCTCGCGAGCGACGGCGATGGCGCGGAGGAACTCATACCGCGCCTCGCGCTCCCGCCCGCCGGCACGCAACAGCTCCCCCAGTACGCGGCGCAGCTCGACCTCGGAACCGTACTCTCCCGTCGTCCACATCAGGACCAGCGCCTCGCGGACCACCGCCAGGCCCTCGCGGTACCGCCCCAGCGTCAGATACACCTTGGCGAGCATCTCGAGGCAATAGGTCCGCCCGCCCCGGACTCCCTGCGTCTGCCACCGCGCGAGCTCCTGCCGCAGGAGCTCCAGTCCCCGCTGGCCTTGTCCCAGCTCGGCCAGGGCCCAACCCCGGAGGCACCTCCCCCACGGAGGCCAGAGCGACTGACGTCGCTCGCTGGAGATGGCGAGGAGCTCCTCCGTCCACCTCGAGACTTCCGCGGCTTCCCGGCGGATCTGACAGGCCATGGCCGCATAGGTCAGCGTCAGGACCAGCAGCATGGGAGAGCCGGTGCGCCGGGCCAATGCCAGCGATTCCCGCTCGAGCTCCCGCGCCCGCGCCAGCCGGCCCGACACCGAATGGGTGAACGAAGCAAGAACGAAGGTCTCCGACAGGAACGTCTCCTTCCTGGGGGGCCCGGAGGTGGGGCGTGTGAGAGCCATCGCGCGCTCGCTGTACTCCAGCGCGGCGCCTGCGCGTCCCCAGTAGGTACAATCGATGGCCATCATCCAGTAGCCCGCCACGGACAGCTCCGGTCTCCGCTGCCGCTCTCCCTGGCGCACCAACAGGCCAGCCAGCTCGTGGCACATCGAGAGCTCCGCTCGTGCCTCGTGATAGGAGAAGAGGCTCCAACAGGCCATCGTCAGGGGAGGCGGGATCTCTCCCATGCGGCGTAGCAACTCCCAGACCCGGGCATATGTCCGCGCCGCCTCCGGCGAGTCGAAGCCCCACAACAGGGACTGGCAGAAGCCCAGGGTGGCCAACACCTGGAGCTCCTCGACGGGCGCCCAGCGCAACGCGGGAGCCCCGCGCGGAGGCTCCAGCGCCCGGGTGAGATGCGCTACCGCCTCCGGGATGGCCATGCGCAGCATGGCGAGCATTCCAGCCCCGCGCCAGAAGAGGGCGGCCAGCGACTCCTCCCCACCCTCCGAATAGTGGTGTGCGAGCAGCTCGGGCCTGGCCTCCATCATGCCGGGGACTTTCACCTCCAGCACCCACGCGATGCGCCGGTGGTGCTGCCTCCGCTCGCTCCGAGGCAGGGATTGGTACGCCGCCTCCTGGAAGAGCGCGTGCCGGAACTGGTAGCCGGGCTCGCCCCGGTCATCCACCTGCTCCTGGAGCAATCCCGCCGCCACCAACTCCGCGAGCTCACGCCGCAGGCCCGTGTCCTCCCGGCCCGCCACGGCCGTGAGCAGGGCCAGCGAGAAGTCCCGCCCCACCACCGCGCCAAGCTGGGCCAGGGCCTTCTGGCGCGAGGGCAGCAGATCCAACCGGGCCAGCAGCAGCTCGTTCAGGGTCACCGGGATGGACGCCACCACGCCCCCCTCCAGCACCCCACGCGTCATCTCCTCGATGAACAGCGGGATGCCATCCGTCTTCTCCACCAGCTCCCGGACCGTCTCCTCCGGCAGGGGCGCACCGCGAGCCGCCTCCTTCACCAGGGACTCCGCGAGCCCGGCCGGCAGGCGCTCCAGGGTGAGCGAGTGGAACCAGGGCCGCGAGGGCCAGGAGGGCTGGAACTCGGGGCGGGCGGAAAGGACGACGAGAACGCGTGCTCCCTCGATGCGCTCGAGCAGGAGCCCAAGCAACTCGAGCCAGGAGGAGTCGGCCCAGTGCAGATCCTCGACGGCGACGAGCACGGGCCGCTGCCGCGCCTCGCGCAGGAGCAGCTCCACCAGGGCCTCGTACGTCATCTCCTGCCGCCGCTCGGGCGTGAGCCGGGACACCGGGGAGCCCTCGGGCAGGGGCAGTGAGAGGAGCAGGCCCAGCAGCTGTGCGGACTCCCGGGGGGACTCCATCGTATCCAGCCGTGACTCCAACTCGCGCAGGTACCGCTCGGGCGAGACCTCCGGGGAGAACCGGAAGAGGCCCTGGAGCACCTCGGCCATCGGAAGGAGGGCGCTGGCGCCGAACCGGGAGCCGCATTGGAACCGCAGCCGGGTGGCCATCTCCGGAGGCACACGCTCGTGCAACTCCTGAAGGAGCCGGGACTTGCCGATGCCCGCCTCTCCCCGGAGCAGGACGAACGCGCCCCGCCCGTTCCGGGCCCCCTCCCAGTGCTCCAGGAGCCACCGCAGCTCCCCTTCCCTCCCCACCAGGGGCGTGAGGCCACCGGCCATGAGCGTCCTGTCGAAGCGGACCTGCCCCTCCCGCTCGCGCAGCACGCGATGCACCTCCATGCGGACCGGCCCCGCGAGCCCCGGCAGCTCCCGGAGGCCGAGTGCCTCCGTCTCGAAGGCACCGCACACCTGCTTCCAGGTCGTCCCGGTGGCGAGCACCTCGCCGGGCCCGGCCTGTCTCGCGAGCCGGGACACCACCCGCGAGGCCTCTCCCTGGAGAGCGCGTGCGTCCAGCATCATCCAGTCCGTAT from Archangium lipolyticum includes the following:
- a CDS encoding alpha/beta fold hydrolase, with translation METLRKEETRKEARARHHELKGRTLHANGLKFSALEMGEGPEVVFCLHGFPDHARSFREQLPALAGVGYRVIVPTLRGYEPSAQPKDGDYHLVRLAEDLLGWMDGLGVRKAHLIGHDWGAIIGYIVTAMAPERFHSFSALAVAPVKNMLAIFARRPEQLRNSWYTFFFQLRGVSDVAVKWNDFELIEKLWRDWSPGWKWPEEEMAALKKTFRQPGVPRAALGYYRALFALWSPTNWRTHKLLQSIVRVPTLALTGAKDGCVDTRLFDDIRKEDFPSGLRVERIQGAGHFLHQEKPAEINQLLVEWLGRHRG
- a CDS encoding protein kinase domain-containing protein; amino-acid sequence: MSRDITQEGENRSLSTDERGSSSDLEDSFLRELRIEPMPRLPVPGGWLGGPEGRRYHVLEWLGGGGMGQVFRARDEMLQREVALKFLLVRTGFDEAALREARAIARLDHENIIRIFDVSEGSATRGEPRVPFLVMECLEGESLAAVLKRERRLEVRRALEIMDGIAAGLAHAHERGIVHRDLKPGNVFLTRQGGVKLLDFGLSHLIAGNGTGSPHLPRAGTPGYMAPEQWRGGTQDARTDLWAAGVMLYEVLTGELPFPDAPWPELRERVTSREPMPSVRARQPDVPREVESLVVSLLAKEPARRLPSARELREVILELRVRLAGPGAGPPRPVLQQRRLLVLLSCLLPELSGLSARLGAEDVEELETAFQRECADVIQRHGGTVTLAMGGEVVACFGQLQVREDDAERAVRAALRLARDMPELLRRRLPHLLISGLGARVGLHTDWMMLDARALQGEASRVVSRLARQAGPGEVLATGTTWKQVCGAFETEALGLRELPGLAGPVRMEVHRVLREREGQVRFDRTLMAGGLTPLVGREGELRWLLEHWEGARNGRGAFVLLRGEAGIGKSRLLQELHERVPPEMATRLRFQCGSRFGASALLPMAEVLQGLFRFSPEVSPERYLRELESRLDTMESPRESAQLLGLLLSLPLPEGSPVSRLTPERRQEMTYEALVELLLREARQRPVLVAVEDLHWADSSWLELLGLLLERIEGARVLVVLSARPEFQPSWPSRPWFHSLTLERLPAGLAESLVKEAARGAPLPEETVRELVEKTDGIPLFIEEMTRGVLEGGVVASIPVTLNELLLARLDLLPSRQKALAQLGAVVGRDFSLALLTAVAGREDTGLRRELAELVAAGLLQEQVDDRGEPGYQFRHALFQEAAYQSLPRSERRQHHRRIAWVLEVKVPGMMEARPELLAHHYSEGGEESLAALFWRGAGMLAMLRMAIPEAVAHLTRALEPPRGAPALRWAPVEELQVLATLGFCQSLLWGFDSPEAARTYARVWELLRRMGEIPPPLTMACWSLFSYHEARAELSMCHELAGLLVRQGERQRRPELSVAGYWMMAIDCTYWGRAGAALEYSERAMALTRPTSGPPRKETFLSETFVLASFTHSVSGRLARARELERESLALARRTGSPMLLVLTLTYAAMACQIRREAAEVSRWTEELLAISSERRQSLWPPWGRCLRGWALAELGQGQRGLELLRQELARWQTQGVRGGRTYCLEMLAKVYLTLGRYREGLAVVREALVLMWTTGEYGSEVELRRVLGELLRAGGREREARYEFLRAIAVAREQGALIYELRATVGLCRLLRDAGRTDASRRLLERILAWFEGEDSVDLQEARELLSPGADRATPRGAG